The region TTTAAGAAGGTTATACTTGTACCGGTTCCCTTGTCCGCGTAGCTCAGGGGATAGAGCGGCTGCCTCCTAAGCAGCAGGTCGTGCGTTCAAGTCGCACCGTGGACATTTCTAACCCGCATTTATAGCGGGGTTTTTTTTAAAGTAGCGATCGATTCCGCTTGCGACTCCTTTTGCCACTTTATTCAGATATTTTAAATCTTTTAAAAGCCTGATTTCTTTGGGATTGGTCATGAACCCCCCTTCGATCAGAATAGCGGGCATTTTTGTCTCTCGAATGACACAGAAATTGCCATTTTTAATCCCACGGCTTTTAGCTCCGGTCATTTCAACCACATGATCGATCACATGTGAAGCGAGTTTTTTAGAAGCATTTTGCCGCTTGACATCCCCTTTTGGATAATAAAAAACCTCAATGCCCGTCACATTGCGATTTTTCGCTGAGTTATAATGGATGCTCACAAACAGCGAACATCCCGATTGATTGGCAATTGAAGCCCTTTCAATCAGTGAAACAAACGTATCTGAATTACGCGTGAGTAATACCCGATACCCTAAATTATTTAAGTGTTTTTTCACAAGTTTTGCCGTGACCAAGTTCAGTTGTTTTTCTTGGCTTTTAAAATACTCAGCCCCATGATCATAATCCCCATGTCCCGGATCAATGACAATTAACGGTTTTGCATGGATCTCTTCAGGGAGAGTAAATTCAACCTTCGGCTCAAGCTTAGGGCGACTTGCCGCTTTGATCGCAGTATACGCATCGGGATTTTGATGCGAACACCCCGTCATCAATGCGATCAGTAAAAAAAACAAGGGAAATAATCTCGACTTTGTACATTTTTTGGCGCGATTTTCACAATCTTTTGACATACAATCGGTTACCAATTCCTGTAGTGGCGTGTTCAAGCCGATTGCAGGAATTGGTAACCGATTGTATGTCAAAATCTTGCAAAACTCGCATCCGAAAAATGTACAAAATCGAGATAATCTAAAGCGCATCATGTCCCCATCAACTCTTTTGCGATTTGGTAATCATCAAAATCGATTGTGCGATGACGGAAAATCTGTCTGGTTTCATGCCCTTTCCCTGCAATCAAAACCGAATCCTGTTCCCCTGCTTTTTCTAAGGCAAGGGCAATTGCCTTTCTCCGGTCAAGTTCAATAATCACCTCTTTGGATGGATCCATCCCCTCTCGAATCGCCTCTGCGATAGCTTGAGGATCTTCACTGCGCGGATTGTCACTAGTTAAAATAGTCACATCTGCATTGTGTGCGGCAATCCCTCCCATAATGGGCCTTTTAGCGGCATCTCGATCTCCCCCCGCCCCAAAGACGGCAATGATTTTTCCTTTTGTCAAAGGACGTATCGCTTGCAGTGAGCTTTTTAGAGCATCCGGCGTATGGGCAAAATCGATATACACATCTTTTTGATCCGATGGGATCCTTTCCATCCTTCCTTTCACACCCGGAAATTGGGACAACTTTTTGAGAACATAAGCAAATGATTTTTTATAGCTTAGAGCGATGGCACATGCGGCTAAAATATTTGAGATATTGTAGAGCCCAATCAAAGGAACTTCAACAACTCCTTCATGATCCTGAGCATGTAAAATAAAACGAATCCGATCTTTAAACAGTTCAATATCACTTGCCCAAATATCACTCGGTTTTTGCATCGAATAAAAAATGACTTGTCCGGGGAAATCCGATATCATTTTTTCACTCTCACACGAATCGGCATTCACAATAGCCATCGCCCCTTGTTTTGCCCACACTTCAGTGAAAAGAGAGGCCTTAACATTATGGTACTCTTCATATGTTTTGTGATAATCGAGATGATCCTGCGATAGGTTGGTAAAGACAAAGCGATCAAAGCGAATGCCTTGAATTCGCTTCTGATCAATTGCATGTGAAGTCACTTCCATCACCCCAAATGGACAATGATTGATGACCATTTCTTTTAACAATTTATGCAAGGTTAGACAGTCGGGGGTCGTGAATTCGCTCAACATACGGTGCTTGCCCGTAATTGTTTCAACGGTCCCAATCATTCCCACCGGAATATGGTCTTCAAGTAAAAAGCGAGCCAGGTATGCCACCGTTGTTTTGCCATTCGTTCCCGTGATTGCAATCGTATTGAGCTTGTCCGAAGGATAATCATAAAAGCGGTTGGCAATTTCAGCTTCAATTGCATTGGGATTCGGATGAATGATTTGAGAGATCTGCTCCAAAAAGGGGTTATAAATATCAGTTAAAATAGCAACAGCACCCGCTAAGATCGCCTCATTAATAAATTCACTGCCATCTCTTTTAAATCCCCTCTTCGCAATAAATAAATCGCCGGGAGCAACCCGTCGAGAATGGGCGCAAAGCCCCATAATCTCGACTTCCTTGGAACCCCTTATCTCGATTCCGGGAATTCCATTAAATAATTTCTTAAGTTTCATTATTATCTCTTTATTATTTTTTAGCCTACTCAGTCACCGGCATAGCCAATAACCGGGTGGATTTTTGATTTTAGTTCAATGGACAATAAAACTCCAATGAAGCTAACCCGCATTTGTAAGAAATGAGGGGCTAATCATTCCATTCGTGATAAAGATCGGTCAGTCGTCGGTTCTCTTCAATCCAATCAGCCCTATGTTCATCACGGCGTGGATCCCCGGGTGGCATGCCATATGGATCGTCGGGTTTTACTCCTAAATAACTCAGTGCCTTTTTTGAAATGTCGCGAAAAATGGGAGCGGCGCATTTTCCGCCAAATTGTGTCATTCCAAATCCGGGTATAAATTTTTTCTCGGGCTCGTCAATTGCAACGAACATCACAAACTTAGGCTTTTCTGCAGGAACCATCCCGACAAACGTGGAAAAGTGGCAATTTTTGTCGTAAACACCATTGATCAATTTTTCAGCCGTGGAGCTTTTTCCCGCTTCGGTATACCCATAGATCTCTCCTGCGGCTCCGGCGCCCCCCTTCTTCGTAATATATTTGGTTGATTGAATGATCCGACGACAGATCCACTCATCAAGTACTTTTTGAGGAGGTTTGTGATTGATCAATGCGCATTGAATCTCTTTTTGCGTTGTGGGATCGACAATTTTTTTAATAAGAGTCGGATAGACCAAATATCCTCCACTTGCAAAGATAGAATAGACCCGTGTGATTTGGACAGCATTGGCTAGGAGGTTATACCCCATTGCAAGAGAAAATGGCGTAGGAATAGACCATTGCAATTTACTTCCCCCATAAGTCTTACCCGGTGACGGAAGAAATCCGGGATTTTCGTAGGGCAACTCCACACCGGTCTTCACCCCGAATCCAAATACGTTTTCGAGTTGATCTCGATACCAATGGGGGCCGATTCTTTCACAAACCTGTTGCATGAGGCGAGCAACATAGACATTAGATGATTTTTGTATTGCCATATCCATATTGAGAAAGCGGTGTGTTTTAACATCTTTTAGAGGACCTCGACCTAAAAAGTGATGATCATCACAGCGCCTCGGTGCTTCGGGATCAAAAAGCTCTTCTTTTCCCTCTTGCCTTAGCTTTTCATTAGCCATAAGAGCAATGGCGCAAGAAACGGCTTTCATCGTCGAACCCGGCTCAAAAGAATCCGAAATATTTTTAATGCTCGTTGCTGTGAGCAAGTCTTGATCGTTATAATATTCTCGATATTTTTCGGGATAAAAGAACGGGTATTGAGCCATAGCCAAAATATGGCCCGTGTAAGGATCCATCATTAAGACCATGCCCGCTTTAGCATTAACCTTTTTAACGCCGATTTCTAATTCTTCCTCACAGATCTCTTGCAAATAGTGGTTAATTGTCAAATAGACATCATTGCCATGTTTTACGGGCTTAATGATTTTTTTGACCTCCATCTCTTGCCTAGGAGATCTTATAATCACCCGCTTACCCTTTTCCCCTTGAAGAAAGGAGTTGAACACCATTTCGATTCCCCCGGTCGGAATGGCTTGATCGGTTTCATCATCCCTCTCCTCGCGCACAGTATGCAAAACCTGACCGAGTAATTTCCCAAAAGGATACATCCGCTTATAGTCTTTCACAAAAAAGAGAGCATTCATGGGAAGTCGAGCCTGTTTTGAAAAACTTTTCCACCATTCCCTTACCTTAGCTTCCTCTTCACATGAGATCCATTTGAGTAATTTACGCGAACGGGATTTTTTATAAAGAGACTCATTAAGAAGTGTGATTTGCTCTTTATTTAGATCAAGAAGCTCAGCAATCATTGCCGTGATTTTGTCTTTGTGTTCTATAGGAATCGAATCGGGGTCTGCATACAGATGGTATTTTAAAACATCGAAAGCAAAAGGCTGAGGCTTTTCAACATGACCAAATTTAATATCGGTGTTCGAATAAATAACCCCCCGCTTAAAATTATCATACAGCACTGTTTGATGTTGTCTATTCGCAGCAAACATCCACTTATCGTGCTCTTTAATTTGAAGGCGATAAAATTGTATCACTAGAAGGGAAAAACAAAAAAAAAGGGAAACGGCAACAGCGAGAATGCGCCTGCTTTCTTTTGAGGGACGTACGGACATTTTACACCATTTATTTCGGTAGTGCTCCAACGACGATGCTCTGCGATTCGAGCGAAAATGTTTCATAAGCATTTGCATTTTGCGGTCTTGGCATAAAAAAGTCATTCGAATTAAACGTCACACAAATAATGTCATCGCTATAAGGATGATGCAAATGACTAAATTCGCAATGCTTTGCTAATTGCATGAGATTGGAAGGACTTTCAAAACGTTCGATTTCATAGCGAAGACGTGTATTTTCCTCTTGAATTGCCAGTAATTGTCTCTCTAAGCTCGGCACCATCATGCTCAGCGATATCACTTCATTTTGATCTTCTAAATAAGCATAGATGACACTAGCAAAACTCAGGATACAAATGGAAATTTTCAGGAGGATATTGCGTCTCATCGTCTTCTAATCCACCTTAATTTTGCACTTCGTGAACGGGTATTTTTCTTGATTTCGTCGTGCGAGGGGATGAGTGGCTTTTTATGGCACAGCTCAAAAGGAGAATCCCCTACTTTTTTACCCGATTCGGATCGGATGGGACTTGCCGCTTCGCGGAAGATATTTTTGACAATGCGATCTTCCAAACTATGAAATGTAATCACACCAATCACACCTTCAGGAGCTAAATAGTGGAGTGCTTTTTTCAACCCCTCTTCGACATGACTCAGCTCTTCATTCACATAAATTCTAAGCGCTTGAAAAATTTGCGTTGCAGGATGGATTTTCCCTCTTCCCCCAAGCATTTTTTCAATTAAAGAAGCGAGTTGAACCGTCGTCGTGATAGGCTGTTTTTTACGCGTTTCGACAATCATTTTGGCAGCCCTTTTCCAAAAGGGTACCTCTCCATAATCTCTGAAAATAGCGCCGAGTTCTTTTTCATTTTTGAATGCAATGACTTCAGCTGCCGTCAAAGATTGAGTGGGATCCATGCGCATATCTAAAGGTGCATCGGTGCGGAAACTAAAGCCCCTTTCCCCTTGATCAAATTGCATAGAAGAAACGCCGAGATCAAATAGGAATCCGTCGACTTGATCGATATGATATTCTTCAAAAATGCGATCGAGATCTGAAAAGTTAGCTTGAATATAATGAACTTTGTCTTGGTATGGCTTGAGATTTTCTTTGGCAATTTCAATGGCGCTAAAATCGCGATCAATTCCAAAATAAGCAGCAATTTCAGGATGATCCGCAAGAATCTCCTTTGCATGCCCCCCTGCTCCTAATGTCCCTTCACAGAAAACTCGGAGATGCGAGGCTTTAAAACCCTGAATCACTTCCTCTCTCATCACCGAGATATGATAATTCTGATTCATCGCCGCTATATACTTCTCTTTCTTTTGGCCCAAGTTCAACGCTGGTCAATATCTCTTCCGTCATCTTAAGCAGATTCATATCTTGTGA is a window of Simkaniaceae bacterium DNA encoding:
- a CDS encoding N-acetylmuramoyl-L-alanine amidase, which gives rise to MSKDCENRAKKCTKSRLFPLFFLLIALMTGCSHQNPDAYTAIKAASRPKLEPKVEFTLPEEIHAKPLIVIDPGHGDYDHGAEYFKSQEKQLNLVTAKLVKKHLNNLGYRVLLTRNSDTFVSLIERASIANQSGCSLFVSIHYNSAKNRNVTGIEVFYYPKGDVKRQNASKKLASHVIDHVVEMTGAKSRGIKNGNFCVIRETKMPAILIEGGFMTNPKEIRLLKDLKYLNKVAKGVASGIDRYFKKNPAINAG
- a CDS encoding UDP-N-acetylmuramoyl-L-alanyl-D-glutamate--2,6-diaminopimelate ligase, which translates into the protein MKLKKLFNGIPGIEIRGSKEVEIMGLCAHSRRVAPGDLFIAKRGFKRDGSEFINEAILAGAVAILTDIYNPFLEQISQIIHPNPNAIEAEIANRFYDYPSDKLNTIAITGTNGKTTVAYLARFLLEDHIPVGMIGTVETITGKHRMLSEFTTPDCLTLHKLLKEMVINHCPFGVMEVTSHAIDQKRIQGIRFDRFVFTNLSQDHLDYHKTYEEYHNVKASLFTEVWAKQGAMAIVNADSCESEKMISDFPGQVIFYSMQKPSDIWASDIELFKDRIRFILHAQDHEGVVEVPLIGLYNISNILAACAIALSYKKSFAYVLKKLSQFPGVKGRMERIPSDQKDVYIDFAHTPDALKSSLQAIRPLTKGKIIAVFGAGGDRDAAKRPIMGGIAAHNADVTILTSDNPRSEDPQAIAEAIREGMDPSKEVIIELDRRKAIALALEKAGEQDSVLIAGKGHETRQIFRHRTIDFDDYQIAKELMGT
- a CDS encoding penicillin-binding protein 2, which gives rise to MSVRPSKESRRILAVAVSLFFCFSLLVIQFYRLQIKEHDKWMFAANRQHQTVLYDNFKRGVIYSNTDIKFGHVEKPQPFAFDVLKYHLYADPDSIPIEHKDKITAMIAELLDLNKEQITLLNESLYKKSRSRKLLKWISCEEEAKVREWWKSFSKQARLPMNALFFVKDYKRMYPFGKLLGQVLHTVREERDDETDQAIPTGGIEMVFNSFLQGEKGKRVIIRSPRQEMEVKKIIKPVKHGNDVYLTINHYLQEICEEELEIGVKKVNAKAGMVLMMDPYTGHILAMAQYPFFYPEKYREYYNDQDLLTATSIKNISDSFEPGSTMKAVSCAIALMANEKLRQEGKEELFDPEAPRRCDDHHFLGRGPLKDVKTHRFLNMDMAIQKSSNVYVARLMQQVCERIGPHWYRDQLENVFGFGVKTGVELPYENPGFLPSPGKTYGGSKLQWSIPTPFSLAMGYNLLANAVQITRVYSIFASGGYLVYPTLIKKIVDPTTQKEIQCALINHKPPQKVLDEWICRRIIQSTKYITKKGGAGAAGEIYGYTEAGKSSTAEKLINGVYDKNCHFSTFVGMVPAEKPKFVMFVAIDEPEKKFIPGFGMTQFGGKCAAPIFRDISKKALSYLGVKPDDPYGMPPGDPRRDEHRADWIEENRRLTDLYHEWND
- the rsmH gene encoding 16S rRNA (cytosine(1402)-N(4))-methyltransferase RsmH codes for the protein MNQNYHISVMREEVIQGFKASHLRVFCEGTLGAGGHAKEILADHPEIAAYFGIDRDFSAIEIAKENLKPYQDKVHYIQANFSDLDRIFEEYHIDQVDGFLFDLGVSSMQFDQGERGFSFRTDAPLDMRMDPTQSLTAAEVIAFKNEKELGAIFRDYGEVPFWKRAAKMIVETRKKQPITTTVQLASLIEKMLGGRGKIHPATQIFQALRIYVNEELSHVEEGLKKALHYLAPEGVIGVITFHSLEDRIVKNIFREAASPIRSESGKKVGDSPFELCHKKPLIPSHDEIKKNTRSRSAKLRWIRRR